A region of Nakaseomyces glabratus chromosome M, complete sequence DNA encodes the following proteins:
- the RPL21A gene encoding 60S ribosomal protein eL21 (CAGL0M06523g~Ortholog(s) have cytosolic large ribosomal subunit localization), whose translation MGKSHGYRSRTRYMFQRDFRKHGAIALSTYLKVYKVGDIVDIKANGSIQKGMPHKFYQGKTGVVYNVTKSSVGVIVNKMVGNRYLEKRLNLRVEHVKHSKCRQEFLDRVKSNAAKRAEAKAQGKAVQLKRQPAQPREARVVSTEGNVPQTLAPVAYETFI comes from the exons ATGGGTAAATC TCACGGTTACAGATCTCGTACTCGTTACATGTTCCAACGTGACTTCCGTAAGCACGGTGCTATTGCATTGTCCACTTACTTGAAGGTCTACAAGGTTGGTGACATTGTCGATATCAAGGCTAACGGTTCCATCCAAAAGGGTATGCCACACAAGTTCTACCAAGGTAAGACCGGTGTTGTCTACAACGTCACCAAGTCTTCCGTTGGTGTCATCGTTAACAAGATGGTTGGTAACAGATACTTGGAAAAGAGATTGAACTTGAGAGTCGAACACGTCAAGCACTCCAAGTGTAGACAAGAATTTTTGGACAGAGTTAAGTCTAACGCTGCCAAGAGAGCTGAAGCCAAGGCCCAAGGTAAGGCTGTCCAATTGAAGAGACAACCAGCTCAACCAAGAGAAGCCCGTGTCGTCTCCACTGAAGGTAACGTTCCTCAAACTTTGGCCCCAGTCGCTTACGAAACCTTCATCTAA
- the SSH4 gene encoding Ssh4p (CAGL0M06545g~Protein of unknown function) yields the protein MPLIPDSIQSIGVFHVDDPFNPMPDPGDADPETVAFAFFIGIAVVFSLLLITLVCTAAYLVCTSSYEGEYDEELANNGDGSRRGILNFRPLFGKKNSNGLLLDSNFTNPGEFDDNEEFIEREREALIKMSPFEVDSYMRAKEFQIVSPPAVQEFGTYLDSKDLQMIKDRGIQSYYFIPSINDNVDKSGHFLPSFLVQDKLEVEFTRWNKSSSAVLNYPLPYNKKDAVYFEVKVYNHKPNSNSIFSIGLVTVPYPYFRIPGMCKFSIAYESTGKLRINDPFFPSTLLPKLVEGDVVGFGYRFKTGTIFITHNGKKLMDVTQNVSVELFIALGAMNASYTRTYTKDGLLEDPDNIELRNALAEGRELKLSKDIQNPHNPMDETKWDIIDSDEIELHVNLGQTGFVFIEANVKKYGFGSVFGEIGIPPAYNPNDIQKDKLIQKGEELPPQYPEDTENFGLFGNLKIKSHIKNPLKEVSSNPSAPELIQKKLKTPIVKTPKVGIYEFTTPIDRKRETNMQPSINPPVYEINDTRQSSPEITNETISNEETVSSSSKAEPALQHGQSNKTPNKRQNKKTKQRKNKKKGKKNK from the coding sequence ATGCCGTTAATACCTGACTCTATACAGTCGATAGGGGTTTTTCATGTGGATGACCCTTTCAACCCTATGCCAGATCCAGGTGATGCTGATCCTGAGACTGTCgcttttgcattttttataGGAATTGCGGTTGTATTTTCACTGTTATTGATTACATTAGTATGTACTGCTGCTTATCTAGTTTGTACCAGCTCTTACGAAGGTGAATACGATGAAGAATTAGCTAATAATGGAGATGGTAGTAGACGTGGTATCTTGAATTTCCGACCATTGTTTGGTAAGAAGAACTCAAATGGTTTGCTATTAGATTCTAATTTTACTAATCCAGGCGAATTTGATGACAACGAGGAGTTTATCGAGCGGGAACGTGAAGCGCTAATAAAGATGTCACCATTTGAAGTAGATTCTTATATGAGAGCCAAAGAATTTCAGATAGTGTCGCCACCTGCTGTCCAAGAGTTTGGTACGTACCTTGACTCAAAAGATTTGCAGATGATTAAAGATAGAGGCATACAGAGCTACTATTTCATTCCTAGTATTAATGACAATGTCGATAAAAGTGGCCATTTTTTGCCAAGCTTTTTAGTACAAGATAAATTAGAGGTAGAATTTACCAGATGGAATAAAAGTTCTTCAGCAGTGCTCAACTATCCATTACCATACAACAAAAAGGATGCTGTTTATTTTGAAGTAAAAGTTTACAATCATAAACCCAACTCCAATTCTATATTCAGTATTGGTTTGGTGACTGTTCCTTACCCATATTTCAGGATTCCCGGAATGTGTAAATTTTCTATTGCTTATGAGTCAACTGGTAAGCTAAGGATTAATGACCCATTCTTTCCTAGCACCTTGCTACCTAAATTAGTTGAAGGAGATGTAGTTGGTTTTGGGTATAGGTTCAAGACAGGTACTATATTCATTACGCACAATGGTAAGAAATTGATGGATGTTACACAAAATGTCAGTGTTGAGCTTTTCATAGCACTAGGCGCAATGAATGCTTCATATACCCGAACGTACACAAAAGATGGCTTACTCGAGGATCCAGACAACATTGAACTAAGAAATGCTCTAGCAGAAGGGAGGGAACTCAAACTCAGCaaagatattcaaaatCCTCATAACCCAATGGATGAGACAAAATGGGACATAATTGACTCAGATGAGATCGAGCTTCATGTAAATTTAGGACAAACAGGATTTGTTTTCATAGAAGCAAATGTCAAGAAGTATGGTTTTGGGAGTGTTTTCGGGGAAATAGGAATACCTCCAGCTTATAATCCCAATGATATACAAAAAGACAAACTGATACAAAAAGGGGAAGAACTACCTCCCCAATATCCTGAGGATACAGAGAATTTTGGGTTATTTGGTAATCTAAAAATTAAGAGTCACATAAAAAACCCATTGAAAGAAGTTAGTAGTAATCCTTCTGCTCCAGAATTAATCCAAAAAAAGCTCAAGACACCTATCGTGAAGACTCCAAAAGTCGGAATATATGAATTTACCACCCCAATTGACAGAAAGAGGGAAACGAATATGCAGCCATCAATAAACCCTCCTGTTTATGAAATTAACGATACTAGACAATCTTCTCCGGAAATTACGAATGAAACGATATcaaatgaagaaacagTATCAAGCTCCTCTAAGGCAGAGCCGGCTTTGCAACATGGGCAATCAAATAAAACACCAAATAAACGGCAAAATAAGAAGACgaagcaaagaaaaaacaaaaagaaaggaaagaaaaataaataa
- the FAL1 gene encoding ATP-dependent RNA helicase FAL1 (CAGL0M06567g~Ortholog(s) have role in maturation of SSU-rRNA from tricistronic rRNA transcript (SSU-rRNA, 5.8S rRNA, LSU-rRNA) and FAL1-SGD1 complex, nucleolus localization) yields the protein MSFNREHDLKLKFKSSKKLKISATFESMDLKEGLLRGIYSYGFEAPSAIQSRAITQIISGKDVIAQAQSGTGKTATFTIGMLQAIDLKKHDLQALVLSPTRELAAQIGKVVTNLGDYMNVKAYAMTGGKTMKDDLKKIQKHGCQVISGTPGRVLDMIKRRLIETRHVQILVLDEADELLSDTLGFKHQIYDIFTKLPRTSQVVVVSATMSPEILEITKKFMNDPVKILVKRDEITLEGIKQYYVNVEKEEWKFDTLCDIYDSLTITQCVIFCNSKKKVDWLAHKLKQSNFAVISMHGDMKQDERDRVMNEFRTGQSRVLISTDVWARGIDVQQVSLVINYDLPEITENYVHRIGRSGRFGRKGVAINFLTKIDASRMKEIEKYYKIKVKPMPADLSELS from the coding sequence ATGTCTTTCAACCGAGAACATGACTTAAAATTAAAGTTTAAGTCTTCTAAGAAACTAAAAATATCTGCCACCTTCGAGTCTATGGATCTGAAAGAGGGTTTATTGCGAGGCATATATTCGTATGGCTTTGAAGCACCATCTGCTATTCAGTCTAGAGCTATAACACAAATTATTTCCGGCAAAGATGTTATTGCACAAGCACAGTCCGGTACTGGTAAGACTGCAACATTCACGATTGGTATGTTGCAAGCTATTGATCTAAAGAAACATGATTTGCAAGCACTAGTTTTATCTCCAACTAGAGAATTGGCTGCTCAGATTGGTAAAGTTGTCACAAACTTGGGTGACTACATGAACGTCAAGGCCTATGCAATGACTGGAGGTAAAACTATGAAAgatgatttgaagaaaattcaaaagCATGGTTGCCAAGTCATTAGTGGTACACCAGGAAGAGTTCTAGATATGATAAAAAGACGATTGATAGAGACTAGACATGTCCAGATTTTAGTTTTGGATGAAGCTGATGAACTTCTCAGCGATACACTGGGTTTCAAACACCAAATTTATGATATCTTCACTAAATTGCCAAGAACTTCACAAGTGGTGGTTGTTAGTGCCACCATGAGTCCTgaaattcttgaaataaCTAAGAAATTTATGAATGATCCTGTCAAAATTTTGGTTAAAAGAGATGAGATAACACTGGAAGGCATTAAGCAATACTACGTTAATGTcgaaaaagaagaatggAAATTTGATACATTGTGTGATATTTACGACTCCCTAACAATTACTCAGTgtgttatattttgtaatagtaaaaaaaaggtaGACTGGTTAGCGCACAAGCTAAAACAATCCAATTTTGCAGTTATCTCCATGCATGGTGATATGAAGCAAGATGAGAGAGATAGAGTTATGAATGAATTTAGAACAGGCCAATCCCGGGTACTGATTTCGACCGATGTATGGGCGAGGGGTATTGATGTACAGCAAGTATCATTGGTAATAAATTATGATTTACCGGAAATCACAGAAAACTATGTTCATAGAATTGGTAGAAGTGGAAGATTTGGAAGAAAAGGTGTGGCAATTAATTTCCTAACAAAAATTGATGCCTCGCGTATGAAGGAGATAGAGAAATATTATAAGATTAAAGTTAAGCCAATGCCAGCTGACTTATCAGAACTTTCCTAG
- the DAS2 gene encoding putative uridine kinase DAS2 (CAGL0M06589g~Ortholog(s) have cytoplasm, nucleus localization), translating to MDKRILLLIGGGHDTGVKSMSNELKTKFDSLFPESNIKVIDIDYEQEYMISPARIKRSYSNEDYDFDVLYNTLTHQSEHKAEGEVDIIIVCGCYALYNQKINELANLRVFVESDGDVRLINKIRSENIDNSEQLATTLQEYLQNLRPEMENYIEPTRVHAHLIIPYANKDSGVAIIVDGMVKIVNEVSNSRSPDRQNSKEIARNQLYDFLGESMDNERSRYYDLA from the coding sequence ATGGATAAGCGTATACTTCTACTAATTGGTGGAGGACATGATACTGGTGTCAAGTCGATGAGCAATGAGCTGAAGACGAAATTTGACAGCCTGTTTCCTGAGTCGAATATCAAAGTTATTGATATAGACTATGAACAGGAATATATGATATCACCAGCACGGATTAAGAGAAGCTATTCTAACGAAGATTACGATTTTGATGTTCTCTACAATACATTAACACATCAATCGGAACATAAAGCAGAAGGGGAGGTTGATATAATAATTGTATGTGGTTGTTATGCACTTTACaatcaaaaaatcaatgaaTTGGCAAATTTGAGAGTATTTGTTGAAAGTGATGGCGATGTTAGGTTGATTAATAAAATTAGGTCAGAAAATATTGACAACTCAGAACAACTAGCAACCACTCTTCAGGAGTATCTACAGAACCTACGACCTGAGATGGAGAATTATATCGAACCAACTAGAGTGCATGCTCATTTAATAATCCCATACGCAAATAAGGACTCTGGTGTGGCTATTATTGTCGATGGTATGGTCAAAATTGTTAATGAGGTCTCAAATTCTAGATCACCAGACAGACAAAATTCGAAAGAAATAGCTAGAAATCAATTATACGACTTCTTGGGTGAAAGCATGGATAATGAACGCAGCAGATATTACGATTTGGCTTAA
- the AVT7 gene encoding Avt7p (CAGL0M06611g~Protein of unknown function): MIDNPTATVGSSITNLVKTIVGAGLFAIPFAFKNDGVAVGLLLIFLAAVTSSFGLILLAKCSKTLINPRNSSFFTICMLTYPSLAPLFDLAMVVQCFGVGLSYLVLVGDFFPDLFGGERKYWILLSAILVVPLCCLKKLDNLKYSSIVGVIALLYLSLLIGFRYLTDVAFAPEISFERGEISWFKVYDYKGLLSTFSIIIFAYVGAMNIFTIVNELQDNSMTNVRKVVDSSILISTILFLFVGLFGYLTFGSLTMGNILLNYDSDSLAIGIGKFCLAMMLILTFPLLFHPLRTAINNIVVWFIIKFEKSSLTPEISARDSEASNYVTAETHTSRPINLIINDDEVNDCEELNEDLLDSNNVIYQEHGHEEEPPKGGLNGVEHDVPFPETRFYIITALLLVSMYAMALNVKSFALVLSLVGATGSTSISFILPGLFGYKLIGTDALAIGHTMTKEDRLYRRLSLLLIYFGFAVMFLSLYVTLKYQQ; this comes from the coding sequence ATGATAGACAACCCTACTGCTACAGTTGGATCGTCGATTACAAATTTAGTGAAGACCATTGTTGGTGCTGGCTTATTTGCTATACCCTTTGCTTTCAAGAATGATGGTGTTGCAGTCGGGTTGTTATTGATCTTCTTGGCAGCAGTCACATCTAGCTTTGGATTAATATTACTTGCCAAATGCTCAAAGACACTGATAAACCCCAGGAACTCTTCATTCTTCACTATATGTATGCTTACGTACCCATCTTTGGCTCCACTTTTTGATTTGGCTATGGTTGTACAATGTTTTGGGGTAGGACTAAGCTATCTAGTGCTCGTGGGAGACTTTTTCCCTGATTTATTTGGTGGTGAGAGGAAATACTGGATATTGTTATCTGCTATACTTGTTGTTCCTCTATGCTGTTTAAAGAAACTAGACAACTTGAAATATTCTAGTATTGTGGGAGTGATAGCACTTCTATATTTATCGCTATTAATTGGGTTCAGGTATCTAACAGATGTTGCATTCGCACCTGAGATTAGTTTCGAAAGAGGAGAAATCTCATGGTTTAAAGTTTATGATTATAAGGGATTATTGTCAACGTTTTCCATTATTATCTTCGCTTATGTCGGCGCTATGAACATATTCACAATCGTTAATGAGCTGCAGGATAATTCCATGACTAACGTCAGAAAGGTAGTGGATAGCTCTATTTTAATATCAaccattttatttttatttgttggTTTGTTTGGTTATCTGACTTTTGGTAGTCTAACAATGGGaaatattcttttgaattACGACTCCGATTCATTAGCTATCGGAATAGGTAAATTCTGTCTAGCTATGATGTTGATTCTCACATTTCCACTTTTATTTCATCCATTGAGAACTGCGATTAATAACATAGTTGTCTGgtttatcatcaaatttgaGAAGTCGAGTCTTACGCCCGAAATTTCAGCAAGGGATTCTGAAGCTTCTAATTATGTCACAGCTGAAACACATACCTCCAGACCCATTAACTTAATTattaatgatgatgaagttAATGATTGTGAGGAATTAAATGAAGATCTCTTGGACAGTAATAACGTTATATATCAGGAGCATGGTCATGAGGAAGAACCGCCCAAAGGTGGGCTGAATGGCGTTGAGCATGACGTCCCTTTCCCGGAGACAAGGTTTTATATAATTACAGCATTGCTTTTGGTAAGTATGTATGCAATGGCTCTGAATGTAAAGTCATTTGCTTTAGTTCTTTCATTAGTTGGTGCAACAGGATCGacatcaatttcatttattcTTCCGGGTTTATTTGGTTATAAGCTGATTGGTACAGATGCCTTGGCTATTGGACATACTATGACTAAGGAGGACAGGTTATACAGAAGGTTGAGCTTACTGTTGATATATTTCGGTTTTGCCGTAATGTTCCTGTCATTATATGTCACCTTGAAGTATCAGCAATGA
- the AIM19 gene encoding Aim19p (CAGL0M06633g~Protein of unknown function) has product MASVGKNESLSAQAYQLTATPYPAVVNGLALLATPMVSPQMSATAGMTSPASSAKGVMKNVLSMPSSRNSTRTIGPSNKAAMLFGGAQLLGAYIINDGDLENGAGFVTAWSALYMIVSGKGSVKALRYGRVWPLALSTLALGNTVLYGRRFLFSDFK; this is encoded by the coding sequence ATGGCGAGTGTTGGTAAGAACGAATCGTTGAGCGCACAGGCATATCAGTTGACCGCTACACCTTATCCGGCGGTGGTGAATGGGTTAGCCCTTTTGGCTACACCTATGGTATCACCACAGATGAGTGCTACTGCAGGGATGACATCGCCAGCATCGTCTGCAAAAGGTGTTATGAAGAATGTACTCTCGATGCCTTCATCGAGAAATTCTACTAGAACGATAGGCCCATCCAATAAAGCAGCGATGCTTTTCGGTGGTGCTCAGTTGCTGGGAGCATACATTATAAATGATGGTGACTTAGAGAATGGTGCAGGGTTTGTTACTGCATGGTCAGCTCTGTATATGATAGTGAGTGGTAAAGGATCCGTTAAAGCTCTGAGATACGGAAGAGTGTGGCCATTAGCATTGTCTACATTGGCGTTAGGTAACACAGTACTATACGGTAGAAGGTTCTTGTTCAGTGACtttaaataa
- the HHT2 gene encoding histone H3 (CAGL0M06655g~Ortholog(s) have role in DNA methylation, global genome nucleotide-excision repair, mitotic spindle assembly checkpoint, rRNA transcription and regulation of DNA methylation, more) encodes MARTKQTARKSTGGKAPRKQLASKAARKSAPSTGGVKKPHRYKPGTVALREIRRFQKSTELLIRKLPFQRLVREIAQDFKTDLRFQSSAIGALQESVEAYLVSLFEDTNLAAIHAKRVTIQKKDIKLARRLRGERS; translated from the coding sequence ATGGCTAGAACAAAGCAAACCGCAAGAAAGTCTACTGGTGGTAAAGCACCAAGAAAGCAATTGGCCTCCAAGGCTGCCAGAAAGTCCGCTCCATCTACCGGTGGTGTCAAGAAGCCTCACAGATATAAGCCAGGTACTGTCGCTTTGAGAGAAATCAGAAGATTCCAAAAGTCTACTGAACTATTGATCAGAAAGTTGCCATTCCAAAGATTAGTTAGAGAAATTGCTCAAGATTTCAAGACCGATCTAAGATTCCAATCCTCTGCCATTGGTGCTCTACAGGAATCCGTCGAAGCCTACTTGGTCTCCTTGTTCGAAGATACCAACTTGGCTGCCATCCATGCCAAGCGTGTTACCATTCAAAAGAAGGATATCAAGTTGGCCAGAAGATTGAGAGGTGAAAGATCATAG
- the HHF2 gene encoding histone H4 (CAGL0M06677g~Ortholog(s) have role in histone H3-K79 methylation, sexual sporulation resulting in formation of a cellular spore and nucleus localization), with the protein MSGRGKGGKGLGKGGAKRHRKILRDNIQGITKPAIRRLARRGGVKRISGLIYEEVRAVLKSFLESVIRDAVTYTEHAKRKTVTSLDVVYALKRQGRTLYGFGG; encoded by the coding sequence ATGTCCGGTAGAGGTAAAGGTGGTAAAGGTTTGGGTAAAGGTGGTGCTAAGCGTCACAGAAAGATCCTAAGAGATAACATTCAAGGTATTACCAAGCCAGCTATTAGAAGACTAGCAAGAAGAGGTGGTGTTAAGCGTATTTCTGGTTTGATTTACGAAGAAGTTAGAGCTGTTCTAAAGTCCTTTTTGGAATCTGTCATCAGAGACGCCGTCACTTACACTGAACACGCCAAGAGAAAGACTGTCACTTCTCTAGATGTTGTCTACGCTTTGAAGAGACAAGGTAGAACCCTTTACGGTTTCGGTGGTTAA